The proteins below come from a single Acidobacteriota bacterium genomic window:
- the rplW gene encoding 50S ribosomal protein L23, translating to MKKDFHQIIVRPVITEKSTRRKDENRELCFEVPRDANKIEIRKAVEHVFKTKVDKVRTQSRTGKVKRVGRNTGRTKDWKLAYVRIKDGEKMIEFLEAV from the coding sequence GTGAAGAAGGATTTCCATCAGATCATCGTCAGGCCCGTCATTACGGAGAAGAGCACGCGCCGCAAGGATGAAAACCGGGAGCTTTGTTTCGAGGTTCCCCGGGACGCCAATAAAATCGAAATCCGCAAGGCCGTCGAGCATGTGTTCAAGACAAAAGTCGACAAGGTCCGGACTCAGAGCCGAACAGGAAAAGTGAAAAGGGTGGGCCGCAACACCGGGCGGACCAAGGACTGGAAGCTTGCCTATGTCCGGATCAAAGACGGCGAAAAAATGATTGAGTTCTTAGAGGCGGTATAG
- the rplB gene encoding 50S ribosomal protein L2, which translates to MGIKKYRPITAGLRHRTGNTYEELTTREPHKPLLEPLKKSGGRDNRGRVAVRRKGGGHKRVYRIIDFKRNKIDVPGTVETIEYDPNRSAFIALIKYADGERRYIIAPQTVKPGQVILSSDTQVDVLPGNAMPLRHIPLGTVIHNIELRKGKGGQVAKAAGTGAQILAKEGSYAQIRMPSSEIRKIHLECRATVGQIGNIDHQNISIGKAGRNRWKGIRPHVRGTAMNPVDHPHGGGEGKAKGGRHPVSPTGIPTKGFKTRKNKRTRAFIIKRRSK; encoded by the coding sequence ATGGGCATCAAGAAATACAGACCGATCACCGCGGGCCTGCGCCACCGGACCGGAAACACCTATGAAGAATTGACCACCCGGGAGCCTCACAAGCCTCTTCTGGAGCCTCTGAAGAAGTCCGGAGGGCGCGATAACAGGGGACGGGTTGCGGTCCGGCGCAAGGGCGGCGGGCACAAGCGCGTCTACCGAATCATCGATTTCAAGCGCAACAAGATCGATGTCCCGGGAACCGTGGAAACCATCGAATACGATCCCAACCGCTCGGCCTTTATCGCCCTGATCAAGTATGCCGACGGGGAAAGGCGCTATATTATCGCCCCCCAGACCGTCAAACCCGGACAGGTCATCCTATCGTCCGATACTCAGGTGGATGTTCTTCCCGGAAACGCCATGCCTCTGCGCCATATCCCGCTGGGGACCGTCATCCACAACATCGAGCTTCGCAAGGGGAAAGGCGGCCAGGTGGCCAAAGCCGCCGGAACGGGGGCTCAGATTCTGGCCAAGGAAGGGTCCTATGCCCAGATCCGCATGCCCTCTTCCGAAATCCGGAAAATCCATCTGGAATGCCGGGCGACGGTCGGGCAGATCGGAAATATCGATCACCAGAACATTTCGATCGGCAAGGCGGGCCGGAACCGTTGGAAGGGCATCCGGCCCCATGTTCGGGGCACGGCCATGAACCCCGTCGATCACCCCCACGGCGGCGGTGAAGGCAAGGCCAAGGGGGGCCGTCATCCGGTCAGCCCGACCGGCATCCCGACGA